From a single Streptomyces sp. NBC_00377 genomic region:
- the hemQ gene encoding hydrogen peroxide-dependent heme synthase — translation MSDDAPTTESGRVPNKGKLAKDLNEVIRYTLWSVFRLKDVLPEDRSGYADEVQELFDQLAAKDVTVRGTYDVSGLRADADVLIWWHAETADQLQEAYNLFRRTRLGRALEPVWSNMALHRPAEFNRSHIPAFLADETPRDYVSVYPFVRSYDWYLLPDEDRRRMLADHGKMARGYPDVRANTVASFSLGDYEWILAFEADELYRIVDLMRHLRASEARMHVREEVPFYTGRRKSVADLVAELA, via the coding sequence ATGAGTGACGACGCCCCCACCACCGAGTCCGGCAGGGTCCCCAACAAGGGCAAGCTGGCCAAGGACCTCAACGAGGTCATCCGTTACACGCTGTGGTCCGTCTTCAGGCTGAAGGACGTGCTGCCCGAGGACCGCTCGGGCTATGCCGACGAGGTCCAGGAGCTGTTCGACCAGCTCGCCGCCAAGGACGTGACGGTCCGCGGCACGTACGACGTGTCGGGGCTGCGCGCCGACGCCGACGTTCTGATCTGGTGGCACGCCGAGACCGCCGACCAGCTCCAGGAGGCGTACAACCTCTTCCGCCGCACGAGGCTGGGCCGCGCCCTGGAGCCGGTCTGGTCGAACATGGCGCTGCACCGCCCCGCCGAGTTCAACCGCTCGCACATCCCGGCGTTCCTCGCCGACGAGACGCCCCGCGACTACGTGAGCGTCTACCCCTTCGTGCGCTCCTACGACTGGTACCTGCTGCCCGACGAGGACCGCCGCCGCATGCTCGCCGACCACGGCAAGATGGCCCGCGGCTACCCGGACGTCCGCGCCAACACCGTCGCCTCGTTCTCGCTGGGCGACTACGAGTGGATCCTCGCCTTCGAGGCCGACGAGCTGTACCGCATCGTCGACCTCATGCGGCACCTGCGCGCCTCGGAGGCCCGCATGCACGTCCGCGAAGAGGTCCCCTTCTACACGGGCCGCCGCAAGTCGGTGGCCGATCTGGTCGCCGAGCTCGCCTGA
- a CDS encoding alpha/beta hydrolase → MRAAALHSAAGALLLTALSAVPAGGVPGATALSAPTGVALAAVRAAAKGVDFGTCSDAQDLPGTMQCGTVLVPLDYTKPNGKQLELTVSRVAATHRDPHNSKRRVPRQGALVYNPGGPGGSGLYFPLIGLLPEWKRIGAAYDLVGYDPRGVGRSAPVSCQDPKHFFKGPSPAPTHPSPAYKRERIAQAKAYATGCAKRTGGALRHYNSLNNARDLDVLRAALGEERLTFMGASYGTYFGAVYATLFPSHVRRMVFDAAVNPDPAQIWYRNNLEQSAAFESRWTDFREWIARHDDVYGLGGTADAVLNSYERARARLAAEPAGGKVGPGQLQGAFLQAGYYDDYWPARAQALSEYLKGDPKQLIAQAGPVREAAAEAENANAVYTAVECNDASWPTDWKVWDRDNTRLARVAPFETWDNVWANLPCAYWPAPRQQPVDVRTGPGELPPTLILAAEHDAAAPYDGALEMHRRLSGSVLVTERDAGTHGIAGGPNRCVNGHLDAYLLEGRLPVRRASCAAHPEPKPTASR, encoded by the coding sequence ATGAGAGCCGCCGCCCTCCACTCGGCCGCAGGAGCCCTGCTCCTGACGGCCCTCTCCGCCGTCCCGGCGGGCGGCGTCCCGGGCGCCACCGCACTGTCCGCCCCGACCGGAGTCGCCCTGGCCGCCGTCCGGGCCGCCGCGAAGGGCGTCGACTTCGGCACCTGCTCCGACGCTCAGGACCTGCCCGGCACCATGCAGTGCGGCACGGTCCTCGTCCCGCTCGACTACACGAAACCGAACGGCAAGCAGCTCGAACTGACCGTCAGCCGGGTGGCGGCCACCCACCGGGACCCGCACAACAGCAAGCGCCGGGTGCCCCGGCAGGGCGCGCTGGTCTACAACCCGGGCGGCCCCGGCGGGTCGGGGCTGTACTTCCCGCTCATCGGACTGCTGCCGGAGTGGAAGCGCATCGGCGCGGCCTACGACCTCGTCGGCTACGACCCGCGCGGGGTGGGCCGTTCGGCGCCCGTGTCCTGCCAGGACCCCAAGCACTTCTTCAAGGGGCCCTCGCCCGCCCCGACCCACCCCTCGCCCGCGTACAAGCGGGAGCGCATCGCGCAGGCGAAGGCGTACGCGACGGGCTGTGCGAAGCGGACCGGCGGCGCCCTGCGGCACTACAACTCCCTCAACAACGCCCGCGACCTGGACGTGCTGCGCGCCGCGCTCGGCGAGGAGCGGCTGACGTTCATGGGGGCGTCGTACGGCACCTACTTCGGGGCGGTCTACGCGACGTTGTTCCCGTCCCATGTGCGGCGCATGGTGTTCGACGCGGCCGTGAACCCGGACCCGGCGCAGATCTGGTACCGCAACAACCTCGAGCAGTCGGCGGCGTTCGAGAGCCGCTGGACGGACTTCCGGGAGTGGATCGCGCGGCACGACGACGTCTACGGCCTCGGCGGCACGGCGGACGCGGTGCTGAACAGCTACGAGCGGGCACGCGCCCGGCTGGCGGCGGAGCCCGCCGGCGGGAAGGTGGGCCCGGGCCAGCTCCAGGGCGCGTTCCTTCAGGCCGGGTACTACGACGACTACTGGCCCGCCCGGGCGCAGGCGCTGTCCGAGTACCTGAAGGGCGATCCCAAGCAGCTGATCGCGCAGGCCGGGCCGGTGCGTGAGGCCGCGGCGGAGGCGGAGAACGCGAACGCCGTGTACACGGCGGTGGAGTGCAACGACGCGTCCTGGCCCACGGACTGGAAGGTGTGGGACCGCGACAACACGCGGCTCGCGCGCGTGGCGCCCTTCGAGACGTGGGACAACGTGTGGGCGAACCTGCCGTGCGCGTACTGGCCGGCGCCCCGGCAGCAGCCGGTCGACGTACGGACCGGGCCGGGCGAGCTGCCGCCGACGCTGATCCTGGCGGCCGAGCACGACGCCGCCGCGCCCTACGACGGGGCCCTCGAGATGCACCGGCGTCTGTCCGGCTCGGTCCTGGTGACGGAGCGGGACGCCGGCACCCACGGCATCGCGGGCGGGCCCAACCGCTGCGTCAACGGTCATCTCGACGCGTATCTGCTGGAGGGCCGGCTCCCGGTCCGGCGTGCTTCCTGCGCGGCGCACCCGGAGCCGAAGCCGACCGCTTCGCGGTGA
- a CDS encoding DUF692 domain-containing protein, producing MRRLGTGIGWRPEIADAVERMPGVDWVEAVAENVCPGHLPDSLLRLRERGVTVIPHGVSLGLGDAERPDAGRLAALAERAEALGSPLVTEHIAFVRAGGPLTASPRLEAGHLLPVPRTRDALRVLCENVRIAQEALPVPLAVENIAALVAWPGEEMTEGQFLYELADRTGVRLLIDVANLHTNHVNRGEDPVKALAELPLEAIAYVHVAGGFERDGVWHDSHAHPVPRPVLDILTDLASRAPLPGVLLERDDDFPEPAELERELRVIREAVEAGGTRRPTAGTGTGTGSEPGTRTGGGTGAATATATADDAGPAARETEPFAPDEAARQRLGLAQAALLSALVAGTPVPEGFDRVRLGVQSRALAAKRADVVAKVAPELPLILKSGYRPAFVAYAQGRPMRGGYRQDALDFAEELLTGGHSAEGRTRRDLRRWWLDRSGPAPRPTSRLGQVGRAGRSLIRR from the coding sequence ATGAGACGACTGGGGACGGGCATCGGCTGGCGGCCGGAGATCGCGGACGCCGTGGAACGGATGCCGGGCGTCGACTGGGTCGAGGCCGTCGCCGAGAACGTGTGTCCGGGACACCTGCCCGACTCCCTGCTGCGGCTGCGCGAGCGCGGGGTCACCGTGATCCCGCACGGCGTCTCGCTCGGGCTCGGGGACGCGGAACGGCCCGACGCCGGACGGCTGGCCGCGCTCGCCGAGCGGGCCGAGGCCCTGGGCTCGCCGCTGGTCACCGAGCACATCGCGTTCGTCCGCGCGGGCGGTCCCCTGACGGCGTCCCCTCGGCTGGAGGCCGGGCATCTGCTGCCCGTTCCGCGCACCCGCGACGCCCTGCGCGTGCTGTGCGAGAACGTGCGCATCGCGCAGGAGGCACTGCCCGTACCGCTGGCCGTCGAGAACATCGCCGCGCTCGTCGCGTGGCCGGGCGAGGAGATGACCGAGGGACAGTTCCTGTACGAGCTGGCCGACCGCACGGGCGTACGGCTGCTGATCGACGTGGCCAACCTGCACACGAACCACGTCAACCGGGGCGAGGACCCCGTCAAGGCGCTCGCCGAACTGCCCCTGGAGGCCATCGCCTACGTGCATGTGGCGGGCGGCTTCGAACGGGACGGCGTCTGGCACGACAGCCACGCCCACCCGGTGCCCCGGCCGGTCCTCGACATCCTCACCGATCTCGCGTCACGGGCGCCGCTGCCGGGAGTGCTGCTGGAGCGGGACGACGACTTCCCCGAACCGGCTGAGCTGGAGCGGGAGTTGCGTGTGATCCGAGAGGCCGTCGAGGCCGGCGGGACAAGGCGTCCCACGGCAGGGACGGGGACGGGAACCGGGAGCGAGCCAGGGACACGGACCGGGGGCGGGACGGGGGCGGCGACGGCGACGGCGACGGCGGACGATGCCGGCCCCGCCGCCCGGGAGACGGAACCGTTCGCGCCCGACGAGGCCGCCCGTCAGCGTCTCGGCCTCGCCCAGGCGGCCCTGCTGTCCGCGCTCGTCGCCGGGACACCGGTCCCCGAGGGCTTCGACCGGGTGCGGCTCGGCGTCCAGTCCCGGGCGCTGGCGGCCAAGCGGGCGGACGTGGTGGCTAAGGTGGCCCCGGAGCTGCCGCTGATCCTCAAAAGCGGATACCGGCCCGCGTTCGTCGCCTACGCCCAAGGGCGTCCGATGCGCGGCGGCTACCGGCAGGACGCCCTCGACTTCGCCGAGGAGCTGCTCACGGGCGGACACTCGGCGGAGGGCCGGACCCGCCGCGACCTGCGCCGCTGGTGGCTGGACCGCTCGGGCCCCGCACCCCGGCCGACGTCACGCCTGGGACAGGTGGGACGGGCGGGACGGTCGCTGATCCGGCGGTGA
- a CDS encoding DUF4142 domain-containing protein: MRPRPPVKGRGIFSGTGLIVTGLAATLAALVFPIWSYADRSGTGVDVLNAQTVSTQYGPLSALDREFVTKVRLAGLWELPAGRQAEAKGTTEAVRTAGRHLVEGHTFLDERVRTVASRLGLALPNEPNDQQTGWLSELDAAQGVQFDREFANILRLAHGRVFSVVAQVRASTRNSLVRGLADDANTTVLDHIKILEATGYVDFDALARDMAAGSTPPITRSPGPPGPTADPGTALPVAPPPSPTYTLPPAAASPPPGS, from the coding sequence ATGCGGCCGCGACCGCCCGTCAAGGGCAGAGGCATCTTCAGTGGTACCGGGCTCATCGTCACGGGCCTGGCGGCGACCCTGGCGGCGCTGGTCTTCCCGATCTGGTCGTACGCCGACCGGTCGGGCACCGGAGTCGACGTGCTGAACGCGCAGACCGTGTCGACGCAGTACGGGCCGCTGTCCGCACTGGACCGGGAGTTCGTCACCAAGGTCCGGCTGGCGGGGTTGTGGGAGCTGCCCGCCGGCCGGCAGGCGGAGGCGAAGGGCACGACCGAGGCCGTGCGGACGGCGGGGCGGCATCTGGTCGAGGGCCACACCTTCCTCGACGAGCGGGTGCGTACCGTCGCCTCCCGGCTGGGCCTCGCCCTGCCGAACGAGCCCAACGACCAGCAGACGGGCTGGCTGAGCGAACTCGACGCGGCGCAGGGCGTGCAGTTCGACCGCGAGTTCGCCAACATCCTGCGCCTCGCGCACGGACGGGTCTTCTCCGTCGTCGCCCAGGTGCGGGCCAGTACCCGCAACTCGCTGGTGCGCGGACTCGCCGACGACGCCAACACCACCGTGCTGGACCACATCAAGATCCTGGAGGCCACCGGGTACGTCGACTTCGACGCCCTCGCCCGGGACATGGCCGCCGGCAGCACACCGCCGATCACCCGGTCCCCCGGCCCGCCGGGCCCGACGGCGGATCCCGGCACCGCCCTGCCGGTGGCGCCCCCGCCGTCTCCCACCTACACGCTCCCGCCGGCCGCGGCCAGCCCGCCGCCCGGCTCCTGA
- a CDS encoding TIGR04222 domain-containing membrane protein, translated as MVWVLLLLLAWAVAGASCTRLCLAAVRAATVDEDTGGGHDLTLYEAAFLSGGPGRVADLTMVSMARQRRLLLARTGWATVVDPLGRDEMERSVIGAIGPGGQSRIAPVRAAAAAADAVGGLADRLVRAGLAVPDGARTTVAAGVRQVRAAAAFVLALGATALLLPATPDMPRDLVALWFALPLALTLSCLAIARVEVHPYSRWASPAGQRLLGALARRSGALGDDRTYLTSVAVRGIRAVGEPDLRAAFAHREQHGQD; from the coding sequence ATGGTCTGGGTGCTTCTCCTCCTGCTGGCGTGGGCCGTCGCGGGCGCGTCGTGCACACGGCTGTGCCTGGCCGCCGTACGGGCGGCGACCGTCGACGAGGACACGGGCGGGGGCCACGACCTCACGCTCTACGAAGCGGCCTTCCTGTCCGGCGGCCCCGGCCGGGTCGCCGATCTGACCATGGTGTCCATGGCGCGGCAGCGGCGGCTGCTGCTCGCCCGCACCGGCTGGGCGACCGTCGTGGACCCGCTCGGACGCGACGAGATGGAGCGGTCCGTCATAGGGGCCATCGGCCCCGGGGGACAGTCCCGGATCGCCCCGGTGCGAGCCGCCGCAGCGGCCGCGGACGCCGTGGGCGGTCTCGCCGACCGGCTGGTCCGCGCCGGTCTCGCGGTCCCCGACGGAGCCCGTACGACGGTCGCGGCCGGGGTGCGGCAGGTGCGGGCCGCCGCCGCGTTCGTCCTCGCGCTGGGCGCCACCGCACTGCTGCTCCCCGCCACCCCCGACATGCCCCGCGACCTGGTCGCGCTCTGGTTCGCGCTGCCCCTGGCCCTCACCCTGAGCTGTCTCGCGATCGCGCGGGTGGAGGTGCATCCGTACTCGCGCTGGGCGTCCCCGGCCGGGCAGCGGCTGCTGGGCGCCCTGGCGCGGCGCTCCGGTGCCCTGGGGGACGACCGCACCTACCTGACGTCCGTCGCCGTGCGCGGGATCCGCGCGGTGGGCGAGCCGGACCTGCGGGCGGCCTTCGCACACCGGGAGCAGCACGGGCAGGACTGA